ACTACGTTAAGACTGAGCTGGAACGCCGTCTGTTCTTCGTCGACTTTGCTGATATCCACTTTATCTCTGCCCTACACGGTACTGGTGTGGGCAATCTGTACAAGTCGGTGCAGGCATCGTTTAAGTCCGCGATTACCCGCTGGCCGACCAACCGTCTGACTCAGATTCTCGAAGATGCCGTCAGTGACCATGCGCCACCTATGGTCAACAACCGCCGTATCAAGCTGCGTTATGCTCACTTGGGTGGTGCTAACCCGCCGCTGATTGTGATCCACGGTAACCAGGTGGATGCGGTACCGAAGTCATACATTCGTTATCTGGAAAACACCTATCGCCGTGTGCTGAAGCTGGTGGGTACGCCTATTCGCATCGAGTTCAAAGGCAGCGATAACCCGTACGAGGGCAACAAAAACACCCTTACGGACCGCCAGGTGAATAAGAAGCGTCGTTTGATGAGCCACCACAAAAAGGCTGAGAAAAAGCGTAAGGACAAGCGTAAATAACCGACTAGCACTATGTCGGTAGCGCTCTATAAAGGCACCTTCGGGTGCCTTTTGCGCATCTGGCGTATCGGCTATCCTGCTGGCTTGTCAGTATCCAGCGCTGCACTGCTCCGGGGATAAGTCGTAATGATCAACAGCAAGTTGCCGAATGTCGGCACCACCATTTTTACCCGTATGTCTCAGCTCGCTGCGGAAACCGGCGCGCTTAACCTGTCTCAGGGATTTCCAGACTTTGATGGCCCGCAAGGTTTACGCGATGCTGTGGCTGCGCACATTTCAGCAGGCCATAACCAATATGCGCCGATGACGGGCTTGCCCGCTTTACGTGAACAGGTGGCGGCGAAGATCGCCCGCTGCTATGGCGCCACAGTCAGTGCTGACGCTGAAGTTACCATCACGCCGGGTGCGACTGAGGCGATTTTTTGTGCGGTGCAGGCAGTGGTTCACCCTGGCGATGAGGTCATTGTCTTTGATCCTAGCTACGACAGTTATGAGCCTTCAGTCGAGCTGGCTGGGGGACGCTGTGTGCATGTGCCAATGACCTTGCCTGACTTCCGCATTGATTGGCAGAAACTGCAGGATGCCCTTAGCAGCAAAACCCGCATGATCATCATCAACAGCCCGCACAACCCTAGTGGGGCGCTGATCAGCCGTGAAGAACTGGATCAACTGGCTGAGCTGATCCGTGGGCGTGAAATTTACATAATCAGTGATGAAGTGTATGAGCACCTGCTGTTTGATGGTCGCAAGCATGCCAGTGTGCTAGCGCATGAGGAGCTGTATCAGCGGTCCTTTGTGGTCAGCTCATTCGGCAAAACCTACCACGTCACCGGTTGGAAAACCGGTTATGTAGTCGCCCCGCCTGCGCTCAGCGCCGAACTGCGCAAAGTGCATCAGTACGTTAATTTCTGTGGCGTCACTCCGCTGCAATGGGGGCTGGCGGACTATATGGCAGCCCATCCTGAACATGTGGACGAACTGCCAGGCTTCTATCAGGCCAAGCGCGATATCTTCTGCGATTTGCTGGAGGACTCTCGCTTCCGTTTTAGCCGTACACCGGGCACTTATTTTCAGGTGGTCGACTATTCCGCCATCCGTAATGATCTGGATGATGTGGCCATGGCTGAGTGGATGACCCGTGAACACGGTGTGGCGGTTATTCCTGTCTCGGTTTTTTATCAGCAGCCACCCGAAAGTTTGCGTCTTGTACGCCTGTGCTTTGCCAAACGTGAAGAAACCCTACGCCAAGCTGCGGAGAAGCTATGCGCGATTTAAAGGAATTAAGTCAGTTGCCCGACCTAGACGTTGCCCTGATTCAGACGGATCTTGCCTGGCACGACCCGCAGACTAACCGTGAACATTTCTCAGCGCTGTTCGAGCAGGCTAAAGGCGCCGACTTGATACTCCTGCCGGAAATGTTCACCACTGGTTTCAGCATGGAGTCCTCTGCCCTTGCTGAGCCTCAAGACGGCCCTAGCGTGCAATGGTTGCTGCAACAGGCTCAGGCCGTTAATGCGGTGATCATGGGGAGCCTGATTATTCAGGCTGCTGATGGCGGCTACCGTAACCGTTTGATCTGGGCTCGGCCGGATGGCACCTATGCGTACTACGACAAGCGCCACCTGTTTCGCATGGCCGGTGAGCATAAGTATTACAGCGCAGGGGATGAGCAACTGGTGGTGGAACTCAAGGGCTGGAAGGTACGGCCATTGATCTGCTACGACCTGCGCTTCCCTGTGTGGAGCCGCAGTGCGGGTGACACCGATCTACTGATCTACACTGCCAACTGGCCAGCTGCACGAGGTAATCACTGGAACCGCCTGCTCCCTGCTCGGGCCATTGAAAACCTCTGTTACGTCGCTGCCGTCAACCGTGTGGGTACGGACGGCAAAGGCTATTCCTACAGTGGCGACAGCCAGTTGCTTGACTTCCAGGGTGACTACCTGATCGCTCCGGATGCAACCGATGGCGTGCTGCGCAGCACCTTGAGTGCCAAGGCGTTGGCCGAATACCGCGAGCGTTTCCCGGCGTATCTGGATGCTGATAGCTTCACGTTGAGCTAATGCATGAAGTCGGCGGCCTTATAGTCTTCGCTGGAGACAGCGCTTATCGGTTTGTGATGTTTTTATAATCGCGGCCACAAAAAAGGGGACCGAAGTCCCCCTTTTCTTATTTGTAGTACCGTTAGGCGGCTTGTGCCTGGGCCCGGTTCAGTGCGCTGAACAGTGCCCGGAAGCTGGCGGTGGTGATGTTTTCATCAATGCCTACACCA
The Pseudomonas mendocina DNA segment above includes these coding regions:
- a CDS encoding amidohydrolase, with the translated sequence MRDLKELSQLPDLDVALIQTDLAWHDPQTNREHFSALFEQAKGADLILLPEMFTTGFSMESSALAEPQDGPSVQWLLQQAQAVNAVIMGSLIIQAADGGYRNRLIWARPDGTYAYYDKRHLFRMAGEHKYYSAGDEQLVVELKGWKVRPLICYDLRFPVWSRSAGDTDLLIYTANWPAARGNHWNRLLPARAIENLCYVAAVNRVGTDGKGYSYSGDSQLLDFQGDYLIAPDATDGVLRSTLSAKALAEYRERFPAYLDADSFTLS
- a CDS encoding pyridoxal phosphate-dependent aminotransferase, translating into MINSKLPNVGTTIFTRMSQLAAETGALNLSQGFPDFDGPQGLRDAVAAHISAGHNQYAPMTGLPALREQVAAKIARCYGATVSADAEVTITPGATEAIFCAVQAVVHPGDEVIVFDPSYDSYEPSVELAGGRCVHVPMTLPDFRIDWQKLQDALSSKTRMIIINSPHNPSGALISREELDQLAELIRGREIYIISDEVYEHLLFDGRKHASVLAHEELYQRSFVVSSFGKTYHVTGWKTGYVVAPPALSAELRKVHQYVNFCGVTPLQWGLADYMAAHPEHVDELPGFYQAKRDIFCDLLEDSRFRFSRTPGTYFQVVDYSAIRNDLDDVAMAEWMTREHGVAVIPVSVFYQQPPESLRLVRLCFAKREETLRQAAEKLCAI